A window from Solanum stenotomum isolate F172 chromosome 5, ASM1918654v1, whole genome shotgun sequence encodes these proteins:
- the LOC125864304 gene encoding magnesium-chelatase subunit ChlI, chloroplastic, with translation MASLLGTSSSAAAAAILASTPFSARSSKSAVLSLFPSSGHSQGRKFYGGIRLPVKKGRSQFHVAISNVATEISPAQEQAQKLAEDSQRPVYPFPAIVGQDEMKLCLLLNVIDPKIGGVMIMGDRGTGKSTTVRSLVDLLPEIKVISGDPFNSDPEDQEVMSAEVRDKLRKGEQLPVSLTKINMVDLPLGATEDRVCGTIDIEKALTEGVKAFEPGLLAKANRGILYVDEVNLLDDHLVDVLLDSAASGWNTVEREGISISHPARFILIGSGNPEEGELRPQLLDRFGMHAQVGTVRDAELRVKIVEERGRFDKNPKEFRESYKGEQEKLQSQITSARSGLSSVTIDHDLRVKISKVCAELNVDGLRGDIVTNRAAKALAALKGRDKVTPEDIATVIPNCLRHRLRKDPLESIDSGLLVVEKFYEVFG, from the exons ATGGCTTCACTATTAGGAACTTCTTCttcagcagcagcagcagcaatTTTAGCTTCTACACCCTTCTCTGCTCGTTCCTCTAAATCTGCTGTTTTATCCCTTTTCCCATCTTCAG GACATAGCCAAGGGAGGAAGTTTTATGGAGGAATTAGACTCCCAGTTAAGAAAGGGAGGTCCCAATTCCATGTGGCAATTTCCAATGTTGCAACTGAAATCAGCCCTGCTCAAGAACAG GCTCAGAAACTTGCTGAAGACAGCCAGAGACCGGTGTATCCATTTCCCGCCATAGTGGGGCAAGATGAGATGAAATTGTGTCTTTTGCTGAATGTAATAGATCCAAAGATTGGAGGCGTGATGATTATGGGTGATAGAGGAACTGGGAAGTCCACCACGGTTAGGTCTTTGGTGGATTTACTTCCAGAAATAAAAGTTATTTCTGGTGATCCATTCAATTCAGATCCAGAGGACCAAGAAGTAATGAGCGCTGAAGTCCGTGACAAATTGAGGAAGGGAGAGCAGCTTCCTGTATCTCTCACCAAAATCAACATGGTTGATTTACCACTAGGTGCTACTGAGGACAGGGTGTGTGGGACAATCGACATTGAGAAAGCTCTTACCGAGGGTGTGAAGGCATTCGAGCCTGGTCTTCTTGCTAAAGCTAACAGAGGAATACTTTATGTCGATGAGGTTAATCTTTTGGACGACCATTTGGTAGACGTTCTTTTGGATTCTGCAGCATCAGGATGGAACACTGTTGAAAGAGAGGGGATATCAATTTCACACCCTGCTCGATTTATCCTTATTGGTTCAGGTAATCCCGAAGAAGGAGAACTTAGGCCACAGCTTCTTGATCGATTTGGAATGCATGCCCAAGTCGGGACTGTGAGAGATGCAGAGCTGAGAGTGAAGATCGTCGAGGAAAGAGGTCGTTTTGACAAGAACCCCAAGGAATTCCGGGAATCATACAAGGGGGAGCAAGAAAAGCTCCAGAGCCAAATCACCTCAGCCAGGAGCGGGCTTTCTTCTGTTACGATTGATCATGATCTTCGTGTTAAAATCTCTAAGGTCTGTGCAGAACTGAATGTCGATGGATTGAGAGGTGATATAGTCACTAACAGAGCAGCAAAAGCATTGGCTGCACTTAAAGGAAGAGATAAGGTAACCCCAGAAGATATCGCCACTGTCATTCCCAACTGCTTAAGACACAGACTTAGGAAGGATCCTTTGGAATCTATCGACTCAGGTTTACTTGTTGTTGAGAAATTTTACGAGGTTTTCGGCTAA
- the LOC125864306 gene encoding nudix hydrolase 15, mitochondrial-like produces MACNRSERLMKLGERLRLYNTINTQIQEFVPKNQELGVNQIPNNTNSNRAAVLVCLFEDSQGHLRVILTKRGSTLSSHSGEVALPGGKVEEGDADDIETALREAEEEIGLDRSLVDVVTVLESFTAKKGITVIPVVGILWDRNAFNPLINTAEVASIFDAPLEMFLKDENRREQEFEHMGDKYVIHFFDHQTENEKYIIWGFYCCYFD; encoded by the exons ATGGCATGTAACAGATCAGAGAGACTGATGAAATTAGGTGAAAGGCTTCGTCTTTATAACACTATAaatacccaaattcaagaatttgttCCCAAAAATCAAGAATTGGGAGTAAACCAAATACCTAATAACACTAATTCAAACAGGGCTGCAGTTTTGGTATGTCTATTTGAAGACTCACAAGGACATCTTCGAGTAATCCTCACCAAAAGAGGTTCCACACTTTCTTCACACTCCG gTGAAGTTGCTTTGCCTGGTGGAAAAGTAGAAGAAGGTGATGCCGATGACATTGAGACAGCACTGAGGGAGGCTGAGGAGGAGATTGGATTAGATCGTTCACTTGTAGATGTTGTCACTGTTCTTGAATCCTTTACCGCCAAG aAGGGAATTACAGTGATTCCAGTTGTAGGCATACTTTGGGACCGGAACGCATTCAACCCGTTAATAAATACTGCAGAAGTGGCATCAATATTTGATGCACCTCTAGAAATGTTTCTTAAG GACGAGAATCGACGAGAGCAAGAGTTTGAACACATGGGAGATAAATACGTAATCCATTTCTTTGATCATCAAACAGAGAATGAGAAGTATATCATATGGGGCTTTTACTGCTGCTATTTTGATTAA
- the LOC125864305 gene encoding nudix hydrolase 15, mitochondrial-like codes for MSSNRSKSLVKLAERLRLYNPISTQSSKIQEFVPKNQELGINPMPKSNRAAVLVCLFEDPQGHLRVILTKRASTLSSHSGEVALPGGKVEEGDADDIETALREAEEEIGLDRSLVDVVTVLESFTNKKGITVIPVVGILWDRNTFNPLINTAEVAALFDAPLEMFLKDENRREQEREYMGDEYVLHFFDHETENEKYIIWAITAGILIKAASIVYQRPPDFQERTPRFWSRNRQ; via the exons ATGTCATCTAACAGATCAAAGAGCCTTGTGAAATTAGCTGAAAGACTTCGTCTTTATAACCCTATAAGTACCCAAAGttcaaaaattcaagaatttgttCCCAAAAATCAAGAATTGGGGATAAACCCAATGCCTAAATCAAACAGGGCTGCAGTTTTGGTGTGTCTATTTGAAGATCCACAAGGCCATCTTCGTGTAATCCTCACCAAAAGAGCTTCCACACTTTCTTCACACTCTG GTGAAGTTGCTTTGCCCGGTGGGAAAGTAGAAGAAGGTGATGCTGATGACATTGAGACAGCATTGAGGGAGGCTGAGGAGGAGATCGGATTAGACCGTTCACTTGTAGATGTTGTCACTGTTCTTGAATCCTTTACCAACAAG AAGGGAATAACGGTGATTCCTGTCGTGGGGATACTTTGGGACCGGAACACATTCAACCCGTTGATAAATACTGCAGAAGTGGCAGCACTGTTTGATGCACCTCTAGAGATGTTTCTCAAG GATGAGAATCGACGAGAACAAGAACGTGAATACATGGGAGATGAATATGTACTGCATTTCTTTGATCATGAAACAGAGAATGAGAAGTATATAATATGGGCTATAACTGCTGGCATTTTGATTAAAGCTGCATCGATCGTGTACCAACGTCCCCCTGATTTTCAAGAACGAACACCTAGATTCTGGAGTAGAAATCGCCAATGA
- the LOC125866045 gene encoding nudix hydrolase 15, mitochondrial-like, translated as MLSSIRRLSIFSISSFQSPISLRKLIIMDSSSSSLVDKSSQKLFALAQQLRLYKPPPPSPFGDDDEADADFEEQKLEERVGKVVSQLGFQESVTPVSVVQKERFKPKRAAVLICLFEGVDGELRVILTKRSSKLSTHSGEVALPGGKAEEGDASDADTATREAKEEIGLDPSLVNVVTCLEPFLSKHLLRVIPVIGILSNKKEFNPTPNVSEVEAVFDVPLEMFLKDENRKSEEREWMGEKYLIHLFDYEMDDKKYLIWGLTAGILIRAASVVYQRPPAFLEQNPKFKLPKVVDKNTTMS; from the exons ATGCTATCTTCAATTCGAAGATtgtcaattttttcaatttcatcatTTCAATCTCCAATTTCACTTCGCAAATTGATCATAATGgattcttcatcttcatcattaGTTGATAAATCTTCTCAGAAATTGTTTGCTTTAGCTCAACAATTGCGTCTATACAAACCCCCACCGCCATCACCATTTGGGGACGATGATGAAGCTGATGCTGATTTCGAGGAGCAGAAATTGGAAGAAAGGGTAGGGAAGGTTGTTTCCCAATTGGGTTTTCAAGAATCGGTAACCCCAGTGTCTGTTGTGCAGAAAGAAAGATTTAAACCCAAAAGAGCTGCTGTTTTGATCTGTTTATTTGAAGGGGTTGATGGGGAACTTCGGGTTATTCTTACTAAGAGGTCTTCCAAGCTTTCTACTCACTCCG GTGAAGTCGCATTGCCTGGAGGAAAAGCAGAAGAAGGAGATGCAAGCGATGCTGATACTGCAACCAGAGAAGCAAAGGAGGAGATAGGACTAGATCCTTCATTGGTTAATGTTGTGACTTGCCTTGAGCCATTCTTGTCTAAG CATCTTCTTAGAGTAATTCCCGTGATTGGGATTCTTTCCAATAAAAAGGAATTCAATCCCACTCCTAATGTTTCTGAAGTAGAAGCAGTTTTCGATGTCCCATTGGAGATGTTTCTCAAG GATGAGAATAGGAAATCAGAAGAAAGAGAATGGATGGGCGAAAAGTATTTGATTCATTTGTTCGACTACGAGATGGACGACAAGAAATACTTGATCTGGGGTTTAACTGCTGGGATTTTGATTAGAGCAGCATCAGTTGTGTACCAGAGACCACCTGCATTCTTGGaacaaaatcctaaattcaagcTCCCTAAGGTAGTGGACAAGAATACTACAATGAGTTAA
- the LOC125865519 gene encoding uncharacterized protein LOC125865519, which translates to MNHQLQVSNENEDKSSSQQEDDDDENKDEFFHEILQSDYQHLQQWPTYFTPPSATLVPKHQNNTQCPSHKEETKRVSLKRKPKRAKKDVMEVHGSRIVQATGRKDRHSKVSTATGPKDRRVRLSPNTAIQFYDVQDRLGYDRPSKAIDWLIKEAQRAINALEKTPFQVFSNKIDSTNKALNVRNEEGQFALEQSWSVDKKTELEELARHSSKLNATMQHSADQFPEGCYKEQSSKVCQANATKIVNSSANGSKIQSFCEFQTHPQAHFHSQTKRQSPNDAKIQSFCEYQTHPQSHFQSETKKQSPNVAKTQSFCELQTHPQGHFHSQTKKQPTNDAKIQSFCELQTHPQGHFQSETKNQSPNVAKTQSFCELQTYPQGQFHSETKRQSAKDAKIQSFCELQTYPQGQFHSETKRQSAKDAKIQSFCELQTYPQGHFQSETKNQSAQLGNFFSFQPCHQNESISFSGDHHHHGFSFSPQNFPTVLGQNQMFNYLREPLQSTSTFPQTISYSNNIGFANDGLLGLCTTPITQQQEEDEQGSISTTLLHYQD; encoded by the coding sequence ATGAATCATCAACTTCAAGTAtcaaatgaaaatgaagatAAATCATCATCACAacaagaagatgatgatgatgaaaataaagatgaaTTTTTTCATGAAATCCTCCAAAGTGATTACCAACATTTGCAACAATGGCCTACTTATTTCACTCCCCCTAGTGCAACTTTAGTCCCAAAACACCAAAACAACACACAATGTCCAAGTCACAAAGAGGAAACCAAGAGAGTATCACTAAAAAGGAAGCCAAAGAGGGCCAAAAAAGATGTTATGGAAGTCCATGGAAGCCGCATTGTCCAAGCCACGGGGAGGAAAGACAGGCACAGCAAGGTTTCAACAGCCACAGGTCCGAAGGACAGGCGTGTTAGGCTCTCTCCTAACACGGCAATTCAGTTCTATGACGTGCAAGATCGTCTTGGCTATGACCGTCCTAGTAAGGCTATCGATTGGTTGATTAAAGAAGCTCAAAGGGCTATCAATGCGCTTGAAAAAACTCCCTTTCAAGTATTTTCCAATAAGATTGACTCGACAAATAAAGCACTGAATGTCCGAAATGAAGAAGGCCAATTTGCTCTTGAACAAAGTTGGTCTGTTGATAAGAAAACGGAGTTAGAAGAGTTGGCTCGCCATTCTTCGAAACTTAATGCCACAATGCAGCATTCAGCTGATCAATTTCCAGAGGGATGCTATAAAGAACAGAGTTCAAAAGTTTGTCAAGCAAATGCCACCAAAATTGTGAATTCATCAGCAAATGGTTCcaagattcaatctttttgtgaATTTCAGACTCACCCACAAGCCCATTTTCACTCACAAACCAAAAGACAATCACCAAATGATGCcaagattcaatctttttgtgaATACCAAACTCACCCACAAAGCCATTTTCAGTCAGAAACCAAAAAACAGTCACCAAATGTTGCCAAGACTCAATCTTTTTGTGAATTGCAGACTCACCCACAAGGCCATTTTCACTCACAAACCAAAAAACAACCAACTAATGATGCcaagattcaatctttttgtgaATTGCAGACTCACCCACAAGGCCATTTTCAGTCAGAAACCAAAAACCAATCACCAAATGTTGCCAAGACTCAATCTTTTTGTGAATTGCAGACTTACCCACAAGGCCAATTCCACTCAGAAACTAAAAGACAATCAGCAAAAGATGCcaagattcaatctttttgtgaATTGCAGACATACCCACAAGGCCAATTCCACTCAGAAACCAAAAGACAATCAGCAAAAGATgcaaagattcaatctttttgtgaATTGCAGACTTACCCACAAGGCCATTTTCAGTCAGAAACCAAAAACCAATCAGCTCAATTAGGCAACTTTTTCAGTTTTCAACCATGTCATCAAAATGAATCCATCAGTTTTTCTGGTGATCATCATCATCATGGCTTCAGCTTTTCACCACAAAATTTCCCCACAGTTTTAGGCCAAAACCAAATGTTCAATTATCTGAGGGAACCCCTTCAGTCCACTTCTACTTTTCCTCAAACTATATCTTATTCCAATAATATTGGATTTGCAAATGATGGCTTATTGGGACTTTGTACTACTCCAATAacacaacaacaagaagaagatgaaCAGGGTTCAATTTCCACTACTCTTCTACATTATCAAGATTAG